DNA from Candidatus Marinimicrobia bacterium CG08_land_8_20_14_0_20_45_22:
AAGATTCAATCCCAAACCAATATGCGTTACTCCAAGGTCATCGCGTCCAAACCGCAGACAAATTCTTTCTTTTACTTCCGCTTCGATTCCAGCTCTGAACCGTCCGGAAAGTTTTCCAACTTGAAAATCGGTCTGATGCTGATCGCCGTCAATTCCGAGGTCAAGGCTCAAAGCAGGTTGGATTCGTAACGGGATTTTCGCCATTCGTAAATTATATGCGGTTCCGATTCGGAGAGTTGGCAAAGTCGTCTCTTTCACGCCGTCGTTCCAGAATAAAAATGTCGTCGTGGCATCGGATAATGAAGCGCCGATCGTCCAATTTATTTTGGGACGATAAATAGCGGCAACATCTAACCCGATTCCATAGGCGTCAGCCGTTCCTAAAGATTTGTAAATTTGTTTAAACGTCGCTCCAATTAAAAGTTTATCGTTTTTCCGCTTGGCAATTGACACAAGCAAAGCGTTTTCGTTGGCGCCGAACGAGCCGATTTTCCCAAAATTCAATCGCTCGCCGGGATCGAGTTTGCCGTTTCTTTCCGTTCTATCCTCGTCGGGCGACTGATAATCCGGATCGCCGGGCGAAAGCCCATCCGTACCCGCGTCGATCAACGCGCTTCGCGTGTCCGGAATATCATCGACGCTCAGACGAAAAAATCCCAATCCATAAGCAAAGCCTTTATGCGCAGGAGCCGCTAAAGAAATCTGATCGAAATTCAATACACCAGCAAATTCTTCAGAGTGAATGAACTGTCCGGACGTTTTCGTATTTTCAACCAACGCCGCCGGGTTCCAATAAACCGCCGAAACCGCCTGCGGGCATGAAATCATCGCACCGCCGAGACTCAGTTCACGAACGCCCAATCCGATTTTCAGAAATTCGCCGGAATATTTCGTGTCCATTCCAAAAAGAGCGGAAAACGATGCCGTTCCCATCATTCCGATGAGAAAAAACCTGACCAACCAGCGCGGAAATTTCCGAAAGGATTTACGATAATTTGTAATTAGAAATCGAACTATAGCATTAGAGCGGGAAGATCGAAGATTCGCCATGGAGAATTCGCAGAAAGAGAATTTGAAATTTGAAATCTTCATCCTTACTTTAAACGCCGAATTGACGCTTGAGTTCGTCCAATTTTTGCAAAGCTTCCAGCGGCGTCAGGTTATCGACATCCACTTCGATCAGCGCTTTCCGAAGTTCACTTTCCTGCACGTCAAAAAGCCCGAGCTGATTTTCATTTTTTGACACCAATTTTCGAAACTTCTCGTTCTCAGTCGGGAGTGTTCGCTCCGCGTCGCTCAGATTCAACAAAATTTCCTTCGCGCGAAAAATGACTTCGCGGGGAATTCCAGCCATTTGCGCTACGTGTATTCCGTAACTACGGTCGCAACCGCCCGGGACAATTTTTCGCAGGAAGATAACCCGATCGCCATATTCTTTAACGGCGACATTGTAATTTTTAATGCGTGGATGGAGCAATTCCAATTCGGTCAACTCATGGTAATGCGTTGCAAAAAGCGTTTTTGCGGCAACTTTCGGGTTTTCATGTAAATATTCCGTCACAGCCCATGCGATCGACATTCCGTCGTAAGTCGAAGTGCCGCGACCGATTTCATCCAAAAGGATCAGCGACTGTGGCGTGACATTGTTAAGAATGTTCGCTGTCTCATTCATCTCCATCAGAAAAGTCGATTCACCAGCGGCAAGATTGTCACTCGCGCCGACTCGCGTGAAAATTTTATCGACAATACCGATTCTCGCCGAAGAAGCTGGGACAAAACTGCCGATTTGCGCCATCAATACAATGAGACCGACTTGCCGCAGATATGTCGATTTTCCTGCCATATTCGGCCCGGTGATGATCAGAATTTGGTCGTTCTGATTGTCGATCATTAGATCGTTGGCGATAAATTTCTCGCCCGGTGGAAGCAGAAATTCAACAACCGGATGGCGCCCATCTTTGATCTCAATCGATGAACCTTCGTGAATTTCCGGTCGGGAATAATGCCGGTTGGCGGCGATATCCGCCAAACTGGAAACGATGTCAAATATCGCAATTACTTCCCCATCTTTCTGAATCGCCAATACTTCTTTCAAAATCGATAGCCGGATTTCCTGAAACAGATCATACTCAATCTGCGACATTCGTTCTTCTGCGTTGAGTAATTTTTCTTCGTATTCTTTGAGTTCCGGAGTGATAAATCGCTCGTTGTTGACCAGCGTTTGCTTCCGGATATAGGTTTCCGGAACTTTGTCAAGATTTGCCTTCGTAACCTCGATATAATAACCAAAAACCTTGTTGTAGGCAACCTTTAGCGATGGAACACCCAGCCGCTCACGCTCGGTCGCCTGAAGCCGTGCAATCCATTCCTTTCCATGATGAACCAGATGCCGGTATTCATCGAGTTCTGCCGAAAATCCGTCTTTGATAAAACCACCTTCTCTGATAGAAAGCGACACATTTTCTTCTAAAATAGCACGCTTGATCAATTCTACTACTGATGACAAAGGATTCAGGTTCTGCGCAAGCGATTCAAACGGCGTTTGTTCCAAAATGATGTTAAGCATGTCCGGTATCAATTCCAGTGTCGATCTGAGCGCATTCAATTCCCGTGCCGACGAGCGGTTGGCACTCAGTTTGGACATCAATCGCTCGATGTCACCCGCTTTGGAAAGCAAATTTCTGAGCCGTTCGCGTTTGTCGGAATTTTCCACGAAAAACTGGATCCAGTCCAACCGCTGGTTGATCTCATCAATATTCCTCAGCGGTCTTCTCAGCCAATGATGAAAAAGTCTGCTTCCCATCGACGTTTTGGTTTGGTCGAGCGTTTCGATCAATGAACCGCGCTTACCAAAATTTTGCATGGTCTGGAAAATTTCAAGATTCCGCTGTGTGAAATCATCGACCAACAGAACGTCGCTATCATTCCGCTGATGTATGCCGGTAACGTGGTTAAGATTATTATGATAATTTTGTTTCAGATATTGAATCACAGAACCAGCCGCGGAGACGCCAATGGTCGCCGATTGACAACCAAACCCTTTGAGCGACGGTGTTTGAAAATGACCGGTAAGCGTCTGAAACGCTGTTTCGTAAGCGTAAATCCAATCTTCGACGGGCGTAATTCTCAGCGTGATAGTCGAGAATAGATTTTTGACTTCTTTTTCAAGCGATTCCGGGCAAATAATTTCCGATGGTTGAATGGCAAGAACTGATTCCTTCAATCGCGACGTCGGAATCTCGCTTAGGAAAAACTCGCCGGTCGATATATCAATTGCGGAGATACCAGCATCTTTTTCGTCGAAAATCACCGAAAGCAGATAATTATTTTTCCCTTTTTCCAAAAACCGGTCGGACAGAGCGGTTCCGGGAGTTACCACTTCGATGACTTCGCGCTTGACAACACCTTTGGCGAGTTTTGGGTCTTCCACCTGTTCACATATTGCGACTTTCAGCCCGGCTTTCAAGAGTTTATGCATGTACGATTCAAGCGCATGATGCGGAAATCCAGCTAATGGAACCGAAGACGCTTTGCCGTTTGCTCGTTTTGTCAGTGTAATATTCAGGATTTTTGCCGCGGTCTTAGCGTCTTCCTTGAACGTTTCATAGAAATCGCCCATCCGGAAAAGCACCAATGCATCGGGATACGTCGCTTTTACCGTCGCATACTGCCGCATGACAGGTGTCAGTTCATCGTGATGTAATTCTTTCTTGATCATCGCTTCATCAACTCGCGACAAATATAACCATTAACTGAGAGAAATTGAAAGTTGAAAATTGGAGATTGAAAATTGTCTAAGCACACGATAATATGTAATTTTCAACTGACAATCTCCAGCATTCAACGAAAAAGGGCGATAAATCATCGCCCTTTCGTAGTTATTTCAATAAGGAAGATTTACAGCGGTTCCGCCATTTTCTTATAGCGTAGATAGCGAGACTGAACCTCTTTCGCCAAGATTTCTCTGAGTCTGGTGGATTCTTCCGGGAAAGATTTCTTTAACGTAGCATAGCGAACTTCGCCATCTAAGAATTCCATCAGTTTCCCATTCGGTTCTTTGTTTTCCAGAATAAATGGATTCTTACCTTCTTCCTCTAGGAAAGGATTGTAGCGATACAATGGCCAATAGCCACATTCGACGGCAAGTTTCTCTTCCTGTTGAGAAAGCATTCCCTTATAAATTCCATGATTGATGCATGGCGCATAAGCGATAATGATTGACGTGCCCGGGTATTTCTCCGCTTCAACTGTGGCTTTCAGAAATTGGTTTTGGCTCGCGCCCATCGCAACGGAAGCGACATAAACATTCCGGTAAGCCATCGCCAGAAGACCGAGATCTTTTTTCGCCGTCTTTTTGCCAGAATAAGCAAATTTTGCAACGGATCCAGTCGGCGTTGATTTGGAAGATTGTCCGCCAGTATTGGAGTAAACTTCCGTATCGAGCACCAGAATATTCACATCGTGCCCCATTGCCAGAACGTGGTCTAATCCGCCAAAACCGATATCGTACGCCCATCCGTCACCGCCGATGATCCAGATCGATTTTTTAGTATATAGGTCGCGCATCGTCCAGATTTGTTCAAGTACCGGATTACCTGCGGTATTTCCCTTTAGCAGATTTTTAATTTTATCCCCGGCTTCGCGTGAAAGTTCGGCATCGAACATCCCGCTCAGCCAAGCTTTAAATGCTTCCGCAAGTTCTCCGGAAGTTTCATCCAAGGCTTTCTTCATCAAATCAGCCAACATATCACGGCGCTGAAGTGTAGCAAGTCCCATTCCAAAACCATATTCAGCATTATCTTCAAACAGAGAATTCGCCCAAGTAGGACCGTGTCCTTTTTCATTGACAGT
Protein-coding regions in this window:
- a CDS encoding DNA mismatch repair protein MutS, producing the protein MIKKELHHDELTPVMRQYATVKATYPDALVLFRMGDFYETFKEDAKTAAKILNITLTKRANGKASSVPLAGFPHHALESYMHKLLKAGLKVAICEQVEDPKLAKGVVKREVIEVVTPGTALSDRFLEKGKNNYLLSVIFDEKDAGISAIDISTGEFFLSEIPTSRLKESVLAIQPSEIICPESLEKEVKNLFSTITLRITPVEDWIYAYETAFQTLTGHFQTPSLKGFGCQSATIGVSAAGSVIQYLKQNYHNNLNHVTGIHQRNDSDVLLVDDFTQRNLEIFQTMQNFGKRGSLIETLDQTKTSMGSRLFHHWLRRPLRNIDEINQRLDWIQFFVENSDKRERLRNLLSKAGDIERLMSKLSANRSSARELNALRSTLELIPDMLNIILEQTPFESLAQNLNPLSSVVELIKRAILEENVSLSIREGGFIKDGFSAELDEYRHLVHHGKEWIARLQATERERLGVPSLKVAYNKVFGYYIEVTKANLDKVPETYIRKQTLVNNERFITPELKEYEEKLLNAEERMSQIEYDLFQEIRLSILKEVLAIQKDGEVIAIFDIVSSLADIAANRHYSRPEIHEGSSIEIKDGRHPVVEFLLPPGEKFIANDLMIDNQNDQILIITGPNMAGKSTYLRQVGLIVLMAQIGSFVPASSARIGIVDKIFTRVGASDNLAAGESTFLMEMNETANILNNVTPQSLILLDEIGRGTSTYDGMSIAWAVTEYLHENPKVAAKTLFATHYHELTELELLHPRIKNYNVAVKEYGDRVIFLRKIVPGGCDRSYGIHVAQMAGIPREVIFRAKEILLNLSDAERTLPTENEKFRKLVSKNENQLGLFDVQESELRKALIEVDVDNLTPLEALQKLDELKRQFGV